One genomic segment of Sanyastnella coralliicola includes these proteins:
- the polA gene encoding DNA polymerase I: MLSQDTDKKLFLLDAYALIFRAYYAFIRNPRINSKGLNTSAMFGFTNVVLDIVNNEKPTHIAVVFDPPGGTFRSEQYESYKANRDETPEDIKLSVPFIKDILKGFGIPIMVKEGFEADDVIGTVAKQAEKDGYLTYMMTSDKDMGQLISENILMYRPGRSGKPAEIWGIAEINERYGLERPEQVIDILGMMGDSADNIPGIPGVGEKTAIKLLGKYGSMENLLANTHELKGKQKENVENHKEQALLSKQLATIITDIDMEIDYEDMKMSEMDRDHLKKIFEELEFRTLARRVLGEELPNAGEQISLFGGADEASAEADIPEVETTPLKTLESTTHDYKLVMPEDADELIDILKKADTFCFDTETTGLDSLLADIVGMSFSVKPGQAWYVGLVGTEDEKKAAIEAFRPIFEDESKTMVAQNLKYDYKVMHKYGIEIKNKLWDTMIAHYLMNADMKHGMDFLAETYLNYKPVSIETLIGKKGKNQGNMGDLSPEQITDYACEDADITLQLKEKFQEEVEQVHLKSLFEDVEVPLLKVLADMEMEGVNLDVQTLKDYSQQLAGEIEGLEKEIHELAGETFNVDSPKQLGPILFEKLGIGKNVRKTKSGQYSTSEDILTKFKADHPIMEKILDYRQARKLKSTYVDPLPELVNPNTGRVHTHYMQTVAATGRLSSNNPNLQNIPIRTERGRYIRKAFIPRDEHHILLAADYSQVELRIIAALSGDEGMIKAFQEGQDIHAATAAKVFGVSLENVDREMRSKAKAVNFGIIYGQGAFGLAQNLGIKRGEAKEIIENYYTQFARLREYQTENIEFARKNGYVETILGRRRYLKDINSKNAVVRGFAERNAINAPIQGSAADIIKLAMLKIQEVFQKEQFKSRMIMQVHDELVFDAHLDELDVIKPIIVEGMQDAYKMVVPLKVDMDTGENWLQAH, translated from the coding sequence ATGTTATCCCAAGATACTGACAAGAAGCTCTTCTTGCTCGACGCTTACGCGCTGATTTTCCGTGCGTATTACGCTTTTATCCGAAACCCACGAATCAACTCTAAAGGACTGAACACCAGCGCTATGTTTGGGTTCACGAATGTGGTTTTGGATATCGTTAATAACGAAAAGCCGACACACATCGCGGTGGTCTTTGATCCTCCGGGAGGAACCTTCCGATCTGAACAGTACGAATCGTATAAAGCGAACCGAGATGAAACACCGGAAGACATCAAATTGTCAGTGCCTTTCATCAAGGATATTTTGAAAGGTTTTGGTATTCCGATCATGGTGAAAGAAGGCTTCGAGGCGGATGATGTCATTGGAACGGTGGCAAAGCAGGCTGAGAAAGATGGTTACCTCACCTACATGATGACTTCGGATAAAGACATGGGTCAATTGATCTCAGAGAACATCCTCATGTACCGTCCTGGTCGTTCTGGGAAGCCAGCAGAGATTTGGGGAATCGCTGAAATCAATGAACGCTATGGTCTAGAGCGTCCAGAACAAGTGATTGACATCTTGGGAATGATGGGCGACAGCGCAGACAACATCCCAGGTATCCCAGGTGTGGGTGAAAAGACCGCGATCAAACTGCTGGGTAAATACGGCAGCATGGAGAATCTGTTGGCCAATACCCATGAGCTTAAAGGGAAGCAAAAAGAAAACGTAGAGAATCACAAAGAGCAGGCCCTGCTTTCGAAGCAACTGGCTACCATCATCACTGATATCGACATGGAAATCGATTACGAAGACATGAAGATGAGTGAGATGGATCGTGATCATCTCAAGAAAATATTCGAAGAACTTGAATTCCGTACACTCGCTCGTCGTGTGTTGGGTGAAGAGCTTCCAAATGCCGGTGAGCAGATTAGTTTGTTTGGGGGTGCTGATGAGGCTAGCGCCGAAGCGGATATCCCTGAAGTGGAAACAACTCCACTAAAGACCTTAGAATCTACTACTCACGACTACAAACTCGTGATGCCGGAGGATGCCGACGAACTGATCGACATCCTCAAAAAAGCGGATACTTTTTGCTTCGATACGGAGACTACAGGACTTGATTCGCTGCTCGCAGATATCGTGGGGATGTCATTCTCTGTAAAGCCTGGTCAAGCTTGGTACGTAGGCTTAGTAGGTACAGAAGACGAAAAGAAGGCAGCCATCGAAGCATTCCGTCCGATCTTCGAAGATGAGTCGAAGACCATGGTCGCGCAGAACCTGAAGTACGACTACAAGGTGATGCACAAGTACGGCATCGAGATTAAGAATAAGTTGTGGGACACCATGATCGCGCATTACTTAATGAATGCCGACATGAAACACGGAATGGATTTCCTTGCTGAAACTTACTTGAACTACAAGCCGGTTTCCATCGAGACCCTGATTGGTAAGAAAGGCAAGAACCAAGGTAACATGGGCGATCTCTCTCCAGAGCAGATTACAGACTATGCCTGTGAAGATGCAGACATCACGCTCCAACTCAAGGAGAAATTCCAAGAAGAAGTAGAGCAAGTACACCTCAAGTCGTTGTTTGAGGATGTGGAGGTCCCACTCTTGAAAGTGCTCGCCGACATGGAAATGGAAGGGGTGAATTTGGATGTCCAAACATTAAAAGACTACTCACAGCAGCTCGCAGGTGAAATTGAGGGCTTAGAAAAAGAAATCCATGAGCTCGCAGGAGAAACCTTCAACGTAGACTCTCCAAAGCAGCTGGGTCCAATCCTCTTTGAAAAGCTTGGCATTGGAAAGAACGTTCGAAAGACAAAGTCAGGTCAATATTCAACGAGTGAAGACATCTTGACCAAGTTCAAGGCAGATCATCCAATCATGGAGAAGATCTTGGACTACCGTCAAGCGCGCAAGTTGAAATCGACTTACGTTGATCCGCTTCCGGAGCTGGTCAATCCAAATACGGGCAGAGTACACACGCACTACATGCAAACCGTGGCTGCTACCGGACGATTGAGCTCAAACAATCCGAACCTCCAGAATATTCCGATTCGTACTGAGCGCGGTCGTTACATCCGAAAGGCATTCATCCCTCGCGATGAGCACCACATTCTGCTCGCTGCCGATTACAGCCAAGTGGAACTTCGAATCATTGCTGCGCTAAGTGGTGATGAAGGAATGATCAAAGCTTTCCAGGAAGGTCAAGACATCCACGCAGCGACGGCAGCCAAAGTATTCGGCGTTAGCCTAGAAAATGTTGACCGCGAGATGCGAAGTAAGGCCAAGGCAGTAAACTTCGGTATCATCTATGGTCAGGGAGCCTTCGGACTCGCTCAAAACCTCGGCATCAAGCGCGGGGAAGCAAAAGAAATCATTGAGAATTACTACACCCAATTCGCTCGCCTTCGTGAATACCAAACGGAGAACATCGAATTTGCCCGCAAGAACGGCTACGTAGAGACCATCCTCGGTCGACGTCGTTACTTGAAAGACATCAACTCCAAGAACGCAGTCGTTCGCGGTTTCGCCGAACGAAACGCGATCAACGCCCCAATCCAAGGGTCTGCAGCCGACATCATCAAGTTGGCGATGCTTAAGATCCAAGAGGTATTTCAAAAAGAACAATTCAAGTCACGCA
- a CDS encoding DUF2480 family protein — MAGEIVNRVEKSGIVSLNLEELLPSFPIVSIDLKDQLFQEMILREKDFREWIKTNDWNQYEGKHVALFCSADAIIPTWAYMLVGTKLDGIAASYFTGEAKDLKARLIESFINEMNAENYRDARVVIKGCSDEALPVSAYTAVAAKLQPVVKSLLFGEPCSTVPLWKKARSKA; from the coding sequence ATGGCGGGCGAAATCGTCAATCGTGTAGAAAAGAGTGGCATTGTCTCGCTCAATCTAGAAGAACTCCTTCCTTCCTTTCCTATTGTTTCTATTGATCTGAAAGACCAGCTCTTTCAAGAAATGATCCTGCGCGAAAAAGACTTCCGCGAATGGATTAAAACCAACGACTGGAATCAGTACGAAGGAAAACACGTAGCCCTATTTTGCTCAGCAGATGCCATCATTCCTACATGGGCTTATATGCTTGTCGGCACCAAGCTTGACGGCATTGCTGCATCTTATTTCACAGGCGAAGCCAAGGATCTCAAGGCCCGTCTCATCGAGTCCTTCATCAACGAAATGAACGCCGAAAACTACCGCGATGCCCGTGTAGTTATCAAAGGCTGCTCAGATGAAGCCCTCCCCGTTTCCGCTTACACAGCTGTAGCCGCCAAACTTCAACCGGTGGTGAAATCTCTACTTTTTGGGGAGCCGTGTAGTACGGTTCCGCTTTGGAAAAAAGCACGATCTAAGGCTTAA
- the dxs gene encoding 1-deoxy-D-xylulose-5-phosphate synthase — protein sequence MSEFQAGPLLDQVVIPDDLRQKIKEEELPQLCDELRQYIVDVVSEKGGHFGASLGVVEMTVALHYVFNTPYDQIVWDVGHQAYGHKVLTGRRERFHTNRVYKGISGFPKRTESEYDTFGVGHSSTSISAALGMAVANRIQKDHDRQHIAVIGDGAMTAGLAFEGLNHGGVEDTDMIVILNDNCMSIDPNVGALKEYLTDVTTSHTYNKVKDEVWNLLGKMSKFGPNAQAVAQKVENAVKGALLKQSNLFESLNFRYFGPIDGHDVEYMVKVLRDLKDIPGPKLLHCVTVKGKGYEPAEKGSATKWHAPGLFNKDTGEIIKVVPKNPEPPKYQDVFGHTIIELAEKNEKIVGVTPAMPSGCSLKYMMEAMPDRAFDVGIAEQHAVTFSAGMASQGLVPFCNIYSSFMQRAYDSVIHDVAIQKLNVVFCLDRGGLVGADGPTHHGAYDLAYMRCIPNMIVAAPMNEEELRNMMYTAQQENMGPFSIRYPRGKGVMTDWKTPLKAMKVGQGRRIRTGEDLAILTVGHIGNLAIDASAELESKGISAAHYDMRWVKPLDEIMLHEVFGKFKKVITVEDGTVQGGFGSAVTEFMAEHGYGAQVIRLGVPDEFIEHGTQPQLYRECGYDAQAMVEAAVKMVGEKSASSKLVG from the coding sequence ATGAGCGAATTTCAAGCCGGACCACTTCTCGATCAAGTTGTCATTCCAGACGATTTAAGACAGAAGATTAAAGAAGAAGAATTGCCGCAACTCTGTGACGAGCTGCGTCAATACATTGTGGATGTTGTTTCCGAGAAAGGTGGGCACTTCGGTGCATCGCTTGGAGTCGTTGAAATGACCGTAGCACTGCACTACGTATTTAACACGCCGTACGATCAAATTGTATGGGATGTAGGACACCAAGCTTACGGACACAAAGTTCTTACTGGCCGACGTGAACGTTTCCACACGAACCGCGTCTACAAAGGAATCTCTGGTTTCCCAAAGCGTACAGAAAGCGAATACGACACATTCGGTGTAGGGCACTCTTCAACGAGTATCTCTGCAGCGCTAGGTATGGCAGTAGCTAACCGCATTCAGAAAGATCATGACCGTCAGCACATCGCCGTGATTGGTGATGGTGCTATGACTGCTGGCTTGGCTTTCGAAGGATTGAATCATGGAGGTGTTGAAGACACCGACATGATCGTGATCCTGAACGATAACTGTATGTCGATCGACCCAAACGTGGGTGCTTTGAAAGAGTACTTAACGGACGTGACTACTTCACACACTTACAACAAAGTGAAAGATGAAGTATGGAACCTCCTAGGGAAGATGAGCAAATTCGGTCCGAATGCTCAGGCCGTAGCTCAGAAGGTTGAGAATGCCGTAAAAGGGGCACTGCTAAAGCAGTCTAACCTCTTCGAATCATTGAATTTCCGCTACTTCGGTCCTATTGACGGACACGACGTAGAATACATGGTCAAGGTTCTCCGTGACCTCAAAGATATTCCTGGACCTAAGCTGTTGCACTGTGTAACTGTGAAAGGAAAAGGCTACGAACCAGCTGAAAAAGGTTCGGCGACGAAATGGCACGCTCCTGGTCTTTTCAATAAAGACACAGGTGAAATCATTAAAGTCGTACCGAAGAATCCAGAGCCTCCGAAGTACCAAGATGTATTCGGACACACCATCATCGAGCTTGCCGAAAAGAATGAGAAGATTGTTGGGGTAACTCCAGCGATGCCTTCTGGATGTAGCTTGAAGTATATGATGGAAGCGATGCCTGACCGCGCATTTGACGTGGGTATCGCTGAGCAGCACGCCGTGACATTTTCGGCAGGTATGGCTTCACAAGGACTGGTTCCTTTCTGTAATATCTACTCTTCGTTCATGCAACGCGCGTACGATTCTGTAATACACGATGTGGCAATACAGAAGCTTAATGTGGTGTTCTGTCTTGACCGTGGAGGGTTGGTAGGAGCTGATGGTCCTACTCACCATGGTGCATATGACCTTGCTTACATGCGCTGCATTCCAAACATGATTGTTGCGGCTCCAATGAATGAAGAGGAGTTGCGAAACATGATGTACACGGCGCAGCAAGAAAACATGGGTCCTTTCAGCATTCGCTACCCCCGTGGTAAAGGTGTTATGACTGATTGGAAAACGCCATTGAAAGCAATGAAAGTGGGTCAAGGTCGTCGTATTCGTACGGGTGAAGACCTCGCGATTTTGACGGTAGGTCACATTGGTAATTTGGCCATTGACGCTAGCGCGGAATTGGAATCGAAAGGCATTTCTGCAGCGCACTACGATATGCGATGGGTGAAGCCTTTGGATGAAATCATGCTCCATGAAGTATTCGGCAAATTCAAGAAAGTAATCACTGTTGAAGACGGAACCGTTCAAGGTGGCTTCGGATCTGCAGTTACTGAATTCATGGCTGAACATGGATATGGTGCTCAGGTAATCCGTTTAGGTGTGCCTGATGAATTCATCGAACACGGAACACAACCACAACTTTACCGCGAATGCGGATACGATGCTCAAGCCATGGTAGAAGCTGCAGTAAAGATGGTGGGTGAAAAATCTGCTTCGAGCAAACTGGTAGGATAA
- a CDS encoding redoxin family protein yields the protein MKKTLFIAAALVAAVVGSAFMVADAEMESLEIGAAAPMVKYEMTDVNGQQHSLTSLAQENGVLVVFSCNTCPFVVGRDGKSDGWEDRYNEVYGVAKEAGVGMVLVNSNEAKREGADSMEEMVSHAKSEGYMMPYVEDKNHQLADAFGARTTPHVFLFNKDMKLVYKGAIDDNVDSGKEVKEHYLMDALGQLKDGEEITVSSTKPLGCSIKRVDK from the coding sequence ATGAAAAAGACATTATTCATAGCTGCGGCCTTGGTTGCGGCGGTTGTAGGTTCAGCCTTTATGGTGGCTGATGCCGAAATGGAATCACTGGAAATTGGTGCTGCCGCTCCGATGGTGAAATATGAAATGACCGATGTAAACGGTCAACAGCACTCATTGACCTCTCTTGCACAAGAGAACGGAGTGTTGGTAGTATTCTCATGCAATACTTGTCCGTTCGTGGTAGGACGTGACGGGAAGTCTGATGGATGGGAAGATCGTTACAACGAAGTATACGGGGTTGCTAAAGAAGCAGGCGTTGGTATGGTACTCGTAAACTCAAACGAAGCAAAGCGAGAAGGAGCTGATTCAATGGAGGAAATGGTTTCTCACGCGAAGTCTGAAGGCTACATGATGCCTTACGTTGAAGACAAGAACCACCAGTTGGCAGATGCTTTCGGTGCACGTACAACTCCACATGTATTCCTATTCAATAAGGATATGAAGTTAGTGTACAAAGGAGCTATCGACGACAACGTAGACAGCGGAAAAGAAGTAAAGGAGCACTACTTGATGGACGCTCTTGGTCAGCTTAAGGATGGCGAAGAGATCACAGTAAGCTCAACGAAGCCACTTGGATGCAGCATCAAGCGTGTAGACAAGTAA
- a CDS encoding acyl-CoA carboxylase subunit beta yields the protein MKFEQLDQKLAEAKLGGGEKRIEAQHSKGKLTARERIEYLLDEGSFEEMGALVTHRSTNFGLDKQKFLGDGVVTGYGKINGRLVYVFSQDFTVLGGSLAEAHAEKICKIMDLAMENGAPVIGLNDSGGARIQEGVVSLGGYADIFYRNVQASGVIPQLSAIMGPCAGGAVYSPALTDFIFMVEGSSYMFVTGPNVVKTVTHEEVTAEELGGASTHSTKSGVTHFSSDNEVACMRKLREVLSYVPQNCEEPAPSLDYTPGDETRMHLDEIVPESANQPYDMKDVINGVIDEDSFCEVHESYGENIVVGFARLAGKSIGVVANQPAYLAGVLDITASNKAARFVRFCDAFNIPLLVFEDVPGFLPGTDQEWNGIISNGAKLLYAFSEATVPRITVITRKAYGGAYDVMNSKHIGADMNYAWPSAEIAVMGSKGAAEIIFRKEIASAEDPAAKLAEKDAEYAEMFAHPYRAAERGYVDEVIKPHETRKKLIRAFDMLQNKVKHLPKKKHGNIPL from the coding sequence ATGAAATTCGAGCAACTCGATCAGAAGCTCGCTGAAGCCAAATTGGGTGGAGGCGAAAAGCGCATTGAAGCGCAGCACAGTAAAGGAAAACTCACCGCACGCGAACGTATTGAATACCTGTTAGATGAAGGTTCATTTGAAGAAATGGGAGCCCTCGTCACACACCGTTCTACCAACTTTGGCTTAGACAAGCAGAAGTTCCTTGGTGATGGTGTTGTCACAGGATATGGTAAGATCAACGGACGTCTAGTTTACGTCTTCAGTCAAGACTTTACGGTGTTGGGTGGTTCTCTTGCTGAAGCTCATGCGGAGAAGATTTGCAAGATCATGGATCTCGCAATGGAAAACGGAGCCCCAGTGATTGGATTGAATGATTCAGGTGGAGCGCGTATTCAAGAGGGCGTTGTTTCACTTGGTGGTTATGCTGACATCTTCTACCGCAATGTACAGGCGAGTGGGGTGATTCCACAGCTAAGCGCGATCATGGGGCCTTGTGCCGGTGGGGCCGTGTACTCACCTGCCCTGACTGACTTCATCTTCATGGTTGAAGGAAGCTCGTACATGTTCGTGACCGGTCCTAACGTAGTCAAGACAGTGACACACGAGGAAGTAACCGCTGAAGAACTTGGTGGAGCCTCTACGCATAGCACAAAGAGTGGTGTTACCCACTTCTCTTCAGACAACGAGGTAGCTTGTATGCGCAAGCTGCGTGAGGTGTTGAGTTACGTCCCACAGAACTGTGAAGAACCTGCGCCTAGTCTCGACTATACGCCAGGTGATGAGACGCGTATGCACTTAGATGAGATTGTTCCAGAAAGTGCCAACCAGCCATACGATATGAAAGATGTCATCAATGGTGTCATCGATGAAGATAGCTTCTGTGAAGTGCACGAATCATACGGTGAGAACATCGTTGTTGGTTTTGCACGACTTGCAGGAAAAAGCATTGGTGTGGTAGCGAACCAGCCGGCGTACTTAGCTGGGGTTCTTGATATCACCGCTTCGAACAAAGCAGCGCGCTTCGTGCGATTCTGCGATGCCTTCAATATTCCATTGTTGGTCTTCGAAGATGTACCTGGATTCCTCCCTGGAACTGATCAGGAATGGAATGGTATTATTTCGAATGGAGCGAAACTACTTTACGCATTCAGTGAAGCAACCGTTCCACGTATTACCGTGATTACGCGTAAGGCCTACGGTGGTGCATACGATGTAATGAACTCGAAGCACATTGGTGCCGATATGAACTACGCTTGGCCTTCAGCAGAGATTGCCGTTATGGGTTCTAAAGGTGCGGCTGAGATCATTTTCCGTAAAGAAATCGCTAGCGCGGAAGACCCAGCAGCGAAGCTTGCGGAGAAAGACGCGGAATACGCAGAAATGTTCGCTCACCCTTACCGAGCAGCTGAGCGAGGTTATGTGGATGAGGTTATCAAACCGCACGAGACTCGCAAGAAGCTCATTCGAGCATTTGACATGCTTCAAAACAAGGTGAAGCACCTACCGAAAAAGAAACACGGAAACATTCCATTGTAA
- a CDS encoding GldM family protein, with protein MRALFTVIFFFLIIGVCGQKPVVSNPMMNLIYRHVENPISIAMPGYDCEQLRVKCEGALFDGKGCDYTILAQEGNQAILTISAVVNGDTLAQDEYYFRVKSVPDPVPSFAGKKPNDHTISKPDLMVAAGIRAEMQNFDYIINTKVVAFDMVVMSPEGGYIVKSSTSNRLTAEMKALLKKTKRGEVVRFINIVALMPGGEKREVANLGLKVV; from the coding sequence ATGAGAGCTCTTTTTACCGTCATTTTCTTTTTTCTAATTATTGGAGTTTGCGGACAGAAACCTGTAGTGAGTAATCCGATGATGAATCTCATCTACCGTCATGTCGAAAACCCAATTTCCATCGCGATGCCCGGATACGACTGCGAGCAGCTACGCGTAAAATGTGAAGGCGCACTCTTTGATGGGAAGGGGTGCGATTATACCATCTTGGCTCAAGAAGGTAATCAGGCAATACTGACTATCAGTGCCGTGGTAAATGGCGATACTTTAGCTCAAGATGAATACTACTTCCGAGTGAAGAGTGTTCCCGACCCTGTACCTTCATTTGCTGGTAAAAAACCGAATGACCATACCATCAGCAAACCAGATTTAATGGTTGCAGCCGGGATTCGAGCTGAAATGCAAAACTTCGACTATATCATCAACACCAAAGTAGTCGCCTTTGATATGGTCGTCATGTCTCCCGAAGGGGGATACATCGTTAAGTCTTCTACTTCTAATCGCCTCACGGCGGAAATGAAAGCCCTCCTCAAAAAAACCAAACGAGGAGAGGTAGTGCGTTTCATCAACATCGTGGCTCTGATGCCTGGAGGTGAGAAACGAGAAGTCGCTAACTTGGGGTTGAAGGTGGTATAG